One genomic segment of Alphaproteobacteria bacterium includes these proteins:
- a CDS encoding ABC transporter ATP-binding protein yields MPGVALHHVSRHFAEVKAVDNIELAVDHGEFVTLLGPSGCGKTTTLRMIAGLERNDTGTIVIGDRIVSDAAAGLFVPPDQRKLGMVFQSYAIWPHMTVFDNVAYPLSVRRVPKDEIRQRVAKSLALVEMERFADRPAPALSGGQQQRVAIARALIFEPEVLLLDEPLSNLDARLRTQMGEEFRALQRRLKITTIYVTHDQEEAMALSDRVVVMQRGLVLQSGAPEAVYRRPASAEVAAFFGTPNLIEATVRASRPNGEGHVLSIEAPLGAGECRASGSFHAGDKVLVMVRPEDVALAQPGTAVREGQFAWSGRVIDGVFRGPRRSLTVETADKRFHVECPATRAMAVGEPVTLLVDADNAWALPATSSS; encoded by the coding sequence GTGCCCGGCGTCGCCCTCCATCACGTCTCCCGGCACTTCGCGGAAGTGAAGGCCGTCGACAACATCGAACTCGCCGTCGATCACGGTGAGTTCGTCACCCTGCTCGGGCCCTCGGGCTGCGGCAAGACCACGACCCTGCGCATGATCGCCGGGCTGGAGCGCAACGACACCGGGACCATCGTCATCGGCGATCGCATCGTCAGCGACGCCGCGGCGGGGCTCTTCGTGCCGCCGGACCAGCGCAAGCTCGGCATGGTGTTCCAGTCCTACGCCATCTGGCCGCACATGACGGTGTTCGACAACGTCGCCTATCCGCTGAGCGTGCGCCGCGTGCCCAAGGACGAGATCAGGCAGCGCGTGGCCAAGTCGCTGGCGCTGGTCGAGATGGAGCGCTTCGCCGACCGGCCGGCGCCGGCCCTGTCGGGCGGCCAGCAGCAGCGCGTGGCCATCGCGCGCGCGCTGATCTTCGAGCCCGAGGTGCTGCTGCTCGACGAGCCGCTCAGCAACCTCGACGCCCGCCTGCGCACGCAGATGGGTGAGGAGTTCCGCGCGCTGCAGCGGCGCCTGAAGATCACCACGATCTACGTCACCCACGACCAGGAGGAGGCGATGGCGCTTTCCGACCGCGTCGTGGTGATGCAGCGCGGCCTGGTGCTGCAAAGCGGCGCGCCGGAAGCGGTCTACCGCCGGCCGGCCAGCGCCGAGGTCGCGGCGTTCTTCGGCACGCCCAACCTGATCGAGGCCACGGTGCGCGCCAGCCGGCCCAACGGCGAGGGCCACGTGCTGTCGATCGAGGCGCCACTGGGCGCGGGCGAATGCCGCGCATCCGGCTCGTTCCACGCCGGCGACAAGGTGCTGGTCATGGTGCGGCCGGAAGACGTGGCATTGGCCCAGCCGGGCACGGCGGTGCGCGAGGGGCAGTTCGCCTGGTCGGGCCGGGTGATCGACGGCGTCTTCCGCGGACCGCGCCGTTCGCTCACCGTGGAGACGGCCGACAAGCGCTTCCACGTCGAATGCCCGGCGACGCGGGCGATGGCGGTGGGCGAACCGGTGACCCTGCTGGTCGACGCCGACAATGCCTGGGCGTTGCCCGCCACTTCGTCGTCCTGA
- a CDS encoding helix-turn-helix domain-containing protein, producing the protein MAKLRAADAQKRAESGFGPDFLEAFARGLRVIEAFGREKRQMTLSDVARATDLPKPSVRRVLYTLTCLGMAQSDGRTFRLTPRVMELASAYLGSNMVSTVVQPACERISDRTEQSCFAAVLDGQDIMMIAHSLHGRPDILAPTIGLRRPAFNTAAGRALLSQLTDAALDRWLEHLEPKAMTEFTVTDRAALRHEILHIRRQGYAMTAQEMRRGYHAIAVPLRRYDGVTIAAVSVAAWVEDSSTDSFVEKYIDVLREETEALAPQLL; encoded by the coding sequence ATGGCAAAGCTACGCGCGGCGGATGCGCAGAAGCGGGCGGAAAGCGGCTTCGGGCCGGACTTCCTCGAGGCCTTCGCGCGCGGCCTGCGGGTCATCGAGGCCTTCGGTCGGGAAAAGCGCCAGATGACCTTGAGCGACGTGGCGCGCGCCACCGACCTGCCCAAGCCCAGCGTGCGCCGCGTGCTCTACACGCTCACCTGCCTGGGCATGGCGCAAAGCGATGGCCGCACCTTCCGGCTCACGCCGCGCGTGATGGAGCTGGCCTCGGCCTATCTCGGCTCCAACATGGTCTCGACCGTGGTGCAGCCGGCCTGCGAGCGCATCAGCGACCGCACCGAACAATCCTGCTTCGCCGCCGTGCTCGACGGCCAGGACATCATGATGATCGCCCATTCGCTGCACGGCCGCCCCGACATCCTGGCGCCGACCATCGGCCTGCGCCGTCCCGCCTTCAACACCGCCGCCGGCCGCGCGCTTCTGAGCCAGCTGACCGACGCCGCGCTCGATCGCTGGCTCGAGCATCTCGAGCCCAAGGCGATGACCGAGTTCACGGTCACCGACCGGGCCGCGCTGCGCCACGAGATCCTGCACATCCGCCGGCAGGGCTACGCCATGACCGCGCAGGAGATGCGCCGCGGCTACCACGCCATCGCCGTGCCGCTGCGCCGCTACGACGGCGTTACCATCGCCGCGGTGAGCGTGGCGGCCTGGGTCGAGGATTCCTCGACCGACAGCTTCGTCGAGAAGTACATCGACGTGCTGCGCGAGGAGACCGAGGCGCTGGCGCCGCAGCTGTTGTAG
- a CDS encoding hemin receptor: MRLQNDDIDIVRGSYWHVSRMAQETAALFYDHLFEIAPQTRSLFPADLSEQGTKLMSMMGSIVARLHDHDVLVPMVADLGRRHVTYGVQPAHYEAVGAALMAALERTLGDRFTPEVAAAWQNAFDALARTMIEAAWPPSDRAAC; this comes from the coding sequence ATGCGACTCCAGAACGACGATATCGACATAGTGCGCGGCAGCTACTGGCATGTCTCGCGCATGGCGCAGGAGACGGCGGCGCTGTTCTACGATCACCTCTTCGAAATCGCGCCGCAGACCCGCTCCCTGTTCCCCGCCGATCTCTCTGAGCAGGGCACGAAGCTGATGAGCATGATGGGCTCGATCGTCGCGCGGCTGCACGACCACGACGTGCTGGTTCCGATGGTGGCCGATCTCGGCCGCCGGCACGTGACCTATGGCGTGCAGCCGGCGCACTACGAGGCGGTCGGCGCGGCGCTGATGGCGGCGCTCGAGCGCACGCTGGGCGACCGGTTCACGCCCGAGGTGGCGGCCGCCTGGCAGAACGCCTTCGATGCGCTGGCGCGGACGATGATCGAGGCCGCCTGGCCGCCGTCCGACCGCGCCGCCTGCTGA